The proteins below are encoded in one region of Aquisphaera giovannonii:
- a CDS encoding SDR family NAD(P)-dependent oxidoreductase has translation MNPFDLTGKVAIVTGGNGGIGLGIAKGLTEAGASVAIVGRNAEKSRAAASSLGRTALPVSADVGRPDQVDRVVEEVSGRFGRIDILFNNAGINVRRPPQEITAEEWTSVLETNLTSAFLMSKAVYPAMKAAGGGKIVNTGSMTSIFGSSFAAPYASSKGGIVQLTKSLALSWAADNIQVNAILPGWFDTELTQQARVEVPGLHERVLARIAAGRWARPEDMAGTAVWLASRASDYVTGVAIPVDGGYSAAL, from the coding sequence TTGAACCCGTTCGACCTGACCGGCAAGGTGGCCATCGTGACCGGGGGCAATGGCGGCATCGGCCTCGGGATCGCGAAGGGGCTCACCGAGGCCGGGGCGTCCGTGGCGATCGTCGGCCGCAATGCCGAGAAGTCCCGTGCGGCCGCGTCGAGCCTCGGCCGGACCGCGCTGCCGGTCTCCGCCGACGTCGGCCGCCCCGACCAGGTCGACCGCGTCGTGGAGGAGGTCTCCGGTCGTTTCGGCCGGATCGACATCCTCTTCAACAACGCGGGGATCAACGTCCGACGGCCTCCGCAGGAGATCACGGCGGAGGAGTGGACCAGCGTCCTGGAGACGAACCTGACGAGCGCCTTCTTGATGTCGAAGGCGGTCTACCCGGCCATGAAGGCGGCCGGGGGCGGCAAGATCGTGAACACGGGGTCGATGACGTCGATCTTCGGGTCGAGCTTCGCCGCGCCGTATGCGTCGAGCAAGGGGGGGATCGTCCAGCTCACCAAGAGCCTGGCGCTCTCGTGGGCCGCGGACAACATCCAGGTGAACGCGATCCTGCCGGGCTGGTTCGACACCGAGCTGACGCAGCAGGCCCGGGTCGAGGTCCCGGGCCTGCACGAGCGGGTCCTGGCCCGGATCGCCGCGGGGCGATGGGCCAGGCCGGAGGACATGGCGGGGACGGCCGTCTGGCTCGCCAGCCGCGCCAGCGACTACGTCACGGGCGTGGCCATCCCGGTGGACGGCGGGTACTCTGCGGCGCTCTGA
- a CDS encoding aminopeptidase produces MNDPRWEKLASILVQHSLKLGKGETLFIECFDLDDTSLPRLLVRKALETGASAIVDVRDNCIVRELIRHGNAESLRRWGEIDRTRMERVDAYLGLRGARNISELSDVPSDRMSLYNQEYQKPVHFDYRIKKTRWCVMRLPSPSMAQQAAMSTEAFEDFYFDACTLDYAWLSRALRPLVGRMDAAREVHIQGPETDLRFSIAGIPVIPCAGEMNIPDGEVFTAPVRDSVEGHVRFNAPTIYQGTAFDGVRLEFSGGRVVRADCTAGDAEKLRSILNCDAGAPFIGEFSIGCNPKIFHPMRDILFDEKIAGSFHFTPGNAYDEADNGNRSKIHWDLVQIQRPDYGGGTISFDGQPIRIDGRFVTDDLKGLNAEMPQRV; encoded by the coding sequence ATGAATGACCCGCGCTGGGAAAAGCTCGCGTCGATCCTGGTCCAACATTCGCTGAAGCTCGGGAAGGGCGAGACCCTGTTCATCGAGTGCTTCGACCTGGACGACACCTCGTTGCCGAGGCTCCTCGTCCGGAAGGCCCTGGAAACGGGCGCATCCGCCATCGTGGACGTGCGAGACAACTGCATCGTCCGGGAGCTGATCCGCCACGGGAACGCCGAGAGCCTCCGCCGCTGGGGCGAGATCGATCGGACTCGGATGGAGCGCGTCGATGCATACCTCGGGCTCCGGGGGGCCCGGAACATCAGCGAGCTGTCCGACGTCCCGTCGGATCGGATGAGCCTCTACAATCAGGAGTACCAGAAGCCGGTCCACTTCGATTACCGGATCAAGAAGACGCGCTGGTGCGTCATGCGGCTGCCGAGCCCGAGCATGGCCCAGCAGGCGGCCATGAGCACGGAGGCCTTCGAGGACTTCTACTTCGACGCCTGCACCCTCGACTACGCCTGGCTGTCGCGAGCCCTCCGGCCGCTGGTGGGACGCATGGACGCGGCCCGCGAGGTCCACATCCAGGGCCCGGAGACCGACCTGCGGTTCTCGATCGCCGGGATCCCGGTCATCCCCTGTGCGGGGGAGATGAACATCCCCGACGGCGAGGTCTTCACGGCCCCGGTGCGCGATTCCGTCGAGGGCCACGTCCGATTCAACGCCCCGACCATCTACCAGGGGACGGCGTTCGACGGCGTCCGCCTGGAGTTCTCCGGAGGACGGGTCGTCAGGGCGGACTGCACCGCCGGGGACGCGGAGAAGCTCCGCTCGATCCTCAACTGCGACGCGGGCGCCCCCTTCATCGGCGAGTTCTCGATCGGGTGCAACCCGAAGATCTTCCACCCGATGCGCGACATCCTCTTCGACGAGAAGATCGCCGGCAGCTTCCACTTCACCCCGGGCAACGCCTACGACGAGGCCGACAACGGCAATCGCTCCAAGATCCACTGGGACCTCGTCCAGATCCAACGCCCCGACTACGGCGGCGGGACCATCTCCTTCGACGGTCAGCCCATCCGAATCGACGGCCGGTTCGTGACCGACGACCTGAAGGGCCTGAATGCTGAGATGCCACAAAGAGTCTGA